A genome region from Lytechinus pictus isolate F3 Inbred chromosome 14, Lp3.0, whole genome shotgun sequence includes the following:
- the LOC129276145 gene encoding echinoidin-like — translation MFCRQKTLLFTLASVTILSMCPGDCLGDAPCCCPTFWTAYNGSCYRLFSYSMNWHEAKAHCNQFSRPSLGVGDRNSVAHLVSIHSLDENDFVVSYFISTGIKDLGADESIGRYMWIGLHDTTSEGNFEWTDRSSFTMNMWSPGQPDNYGTGEDCGEITGVYGYKWNDRPCDDVAKYFMCKLPVW, via the exons ATGTTCTGTCGACAGAAAACCTTGCTGTTCACCCTGGCATCGGTCACCATCTTGTCCATGTGTCCTGGTGATTGTCTCGGTGACGCTCCCTGCTGCTGTCCAACCTTCTGGACTGCATACAACGGTAGCTGTTACAG ATTGTTCAGTTACAGTATGAATTGGCATGAAGCCAAGGCACATTGTAACCAATTCTCCAGACCGTCTCTTGGCGTTGGGGACAGGAATAGCGTGGCTCATCTTGTATCCATCCATTCCCTAGATGAGAATGATTTCGTTGTTTCTTACTTCATATCTACAGGAATCAAG GATCTGGGAGCTGATGAATCAATTGGGCGCTACATGTGGATTGGTCTCCATGATACTACCAGCGAGGGGAACTTCGAGTGGACAGACCGATCCTCGTTCACCATGAATATGTGGTCCCCCGGACAGCCAGACAACTATGGTACGGGGGAAGACTGCGGGGAGATTACAGGCGTCTACGGCTATAAGTGGAACGACAGACCGTGTGACGATGTGGCTAAGTACTTCATGTGCAAGTTACCAGTTTGGTAA
- the LOC135156590 gene encoding mesenchyme-specific cell surface glycoprotein-like, with amino-acid sequence MHLSTQILVAFCGLLICFSQVQAAEVLESLAKLYIPYDYDSSGNGLYGINKAAVEQSAYDEDARILYSAGGKYIHIIQLSTYLRILKRFPLPAGRAANDIEICGDYIAYVIEGQTSQANGTLIVRGKYNINTKEWPVASQIQVGSKPDMLKFNHLCTVIMTANEGEAGGPDQNTFINPEGSISIVENFASSTPSVTTLDFRKFNNV; translated from the exons ATGCATCTTTCCACTCAGATACTCGTAGCCTTTTGTGGCCTCCTGATCTGCTTTTCTCAAGTACAGGCTGCAGAAGTTCTTGAATCCCTGGCCAAGCTGTACATCCCCTACGACTACGATAGCTCCGGAAATGGACTGTATGGCATCAACAAGGCTGCAGTAGAACAGAGTGCTTATGATGAGGATGCAAGGATTCTGTACTCTGCTG GGGGTAAATACATCCACATCATTCAGCTTTCAACATATCTACGTATCCTCAAAAGGTTCCCCCTGCCGGCTGGTCGTGCGGCGAATGATATTGAGATATGTGGTGATTACATTGCATACGTCATAGAGGGACAAACATCGCAGGCCAATGGGACTCTAATCGTACGAGGAAAGTATAACATTAATACAAAGGAATGGCCAGTGGCAAGTCAAATCCAAG TGGGTAGCAAACCTGACATGCTCAAGTTCAATCATCTGTGCACTGTAATCATGACGGCCAACGAAGGGGAGGCGGGCGGACCCGACCAGAATACCTTCATCAACCCCGAAGGATCAATCTCCATAGTAGAGAACTTCGCAAGCAGTACACCGTCGGTGACGACTTTGGATTTCCGCAAGTTTAACAATGTGTAA
- the LOC129276147 gene encoding mesenchyme-specific cell surface glycoprotein-like, whose product MVPSIILTNSMSLRADKLERWGVRAPYKGYLSGDSYNTFSQNMEPEYISISEDDRTAYVCLQENNAIAVVDIEQRTITDIIPLGTKSWGQMYIDGSDKDNKIFPENKKYDIFSFYQPDAIKVFSFNNTDYIFTANEGDRFEYELGSDDWDEGIRGKDLYDGDEGVELSDSMSSNLKDQLKDNDELGRLKFSRTDGLDDDGKVLRPHFFGARGVSIFRPYGVPSLKNIERVWDSADDVERRMKESYPDVFNGDTKPGEADNETPGDLQDSRSDNLGPECESIEFGEINGKTYAFFGIDRSAAILIYEIVMPTSTSDMELRFVDVKRDGGTSQTYQELLEERNLGDLDPEDLRFVPASKSPFDRPMLIVTSTVSGTIQVYEVNL is encoded by the exons ATGgttccttccattattttgacTAACTCTATGTCTTTAAGGGCGGATAAATTGGAGAGGTGGGGCGTCAGGGCACCGTACAAGGGCTACCTATCTGGCGATTCCTACAATACCTTCTCTCAGAACATGGAACCAGAATATATCAGCATCTCAGAAGATGATCGCACCGCTTATGTGTGTTTACAG GAAAACAATGCTATTGCTGTCGTCGATATCGAGCAGAGGACCATCACAGACATTATACCACTTGGAACTAAATCGTGGGGGCAGATGTACATCGATGGAAGCGACAAAGACAACA AAATCTTCCCAGAGAACAAAAAGTACGACATTTTCAGCTTCTACCAGCCAGACGCAATCAAGGTCTTCAGTTTCAATAATACAGACTATATATTCACTGCCAATGAGGGCGACAGATTCGAATATGAGCTTGGTAGTGATGATTGGGACGAAGGCATTCGAGGAAAGGACCTGTACGACGGAGATGAAg GTGTGGAGCTATCTGACTCTATGTCATCAAATCTGAAAGATCAACTGAAGGACAATGATGAACTTG GTCGTCTCAAGTTCAGCAGGACCGACGGTCTAGATGATGACGGTAAGGTTCTTCGCCCCCACTTCTTTGGGGCCCGCGGTGTGTCTATCTTCAGGCCTTACGGGGTACCTAGCCTGAAAAACATAGAACGTGTCTGGGACAGCGCGGACGACGTCGAGAGGAGAATGAAGGAGTCGTACCCGGATGTATTCAATGGCGACACCAAACCTGGCGAGGCGGATAACGAAACCCCAGGAGACCTACAGGATTCACGCTCCGATAACTTG GGGCCCGAGTGTGAGAGTATCGAGTTTGGCGAGATAAACGGCAAGACCTACGCATTTTTCGGCATCGATCGAAGCGCCGCCATTCTCATCTATGAGATTGTTATGCCAACTTCCACCAGTGACATGGAACTAAGGTTTGTAGATGTTAAACGGGACGGTGGAACAAGTCAAACCTATCAAGAACTTCTGGAAGAACGCAATCTCGGCGACCTGGATCCAGAAGACCTGCG